A window of the Haloquadratum walsbyi C23 genome harbors these coding sequences:
- a CDS encoding PHP domain-containing protein, whose protein sequence is MNVEMINEHGFADLHVHTTASDGVDTLSERCARAREVDLPIFAVTDHDCVHPAFSKPIMKRDHCAVINGAEIRAGVAGHEIEILGLFLDPTSSELQDVLERVQQHRINRNQTIVNALRTHAGLEATYEMLIHRVDGVLTRPHLAEQLEREGIVESHDEAFQQYLQSGVKTHEPLKLVACEIVISAIHAAGGVASLAHPGYFQPPTSEHTFDSLASLIQRLKTAGLDAIEVTYEYGASGFSPPRATTLANKTDLLQTGGSDCHGVDTSITSIGDVRVSRSQFRRLYERSDTTIRPH, encoded by the coding sequence GTGAACGTAGAAATGATAAACGAACACGGATTTGCGGATTTGCACGTTCACACAACTGCATCTGATGGGGTTGACACGCTTTCTGAACGATGTGCCCGTGCTAGGGAGGTCGATCTTCCTATCTTTGCTGTAACTGATCATGACTGTGTTCATCCAGCGTTCTCGAAACCAATTATGAAGCGAGATCATTGTGCCGTTATTAATGGGGCTGAAATTCGAGCGGGTGTCGCAGGTCATGAGATCGAAATTCTCGGACTATTTTTAGATCCGACATCATCAGAGCTTCAAGATGTCCTTGAGCGCGTCCAACAACACCGAATCAACCGCAATCAAACCATTGTGAATGCACTCCGCACTCACGCCGGACTGGAAGCCACATACGAAATGCTCATTCATCGTGTTGATGGTGTTTTGACACGTCCGCACTTAGCCGAGCAACTCGAACGTGAGGGCATTGTTGAGTCACATGACGAGGCGTTTCAGCAATATCTTCAATCCGGTGTCAAAACACATGAGCCACTCAAGTTAGTTGCGTGTGAAATAGTCATCAGCGCGATTCATGCTGCGGGTGGCGTTGCATCGCTTGCACATCCCGGATATTTTCAACCACCCACATCAGAACATACATTTGATTCACTTGCGTCATTAATTCAGAGACTCAAAACGGCAGGATTAGACGCAATAGAGGTGACATATGAGTATGGTGCATCTGGATTCAGCCCTCCAAGAGCAACGACACTGGCGAATAAGACCGATTTATTGCAAACTGGTGGTTCGGACTGCCATGGGGTGGATACATCAATAACTAGCATTGGCGATGTTCGAGTCTCTCGCTCACAATTTCGTCGTCTATATGAAAGATCAGACACCACTATCCGTCCGCACTGA
- a CDS encoding DUF2075 domain-containing protein: MFVYESTKSGFLDDVLAGRLVSEIKRGYQSHGIGMGASNEIRSWKNSLQYMHTVLVNSSVPDNAGVAIEFKIPLTSRRVDFLLSGYDNADNANVIIIELKQWSGDSTQMVADKDGIVKTPLGGGIHETTHPSYQASSYAQLLKDFNVTVREKPINLYPLAYLHNFESEHREKLDNETYQSYIAKAPLYIREDTRQLREFVASQIDTGDNRKNLYEMSNGKIRPAKSLQRSLLSMLERQDEFTLIDSQKVVFEKAVELAIQSRRDGQKRVLLIEGGPGTGKTVVAINILAELIQQDMITQYVSKNRAPRDVYEQKLRGDKLVKEIKHLFTGAGSFVETETNTIPALIADEAHRLNEESTFFGRGENQIMEIINAAKFSVFFIDENQRVHIDDIGSKQEIRQHARNLNADIEEMTLTSQFRCNGSRGYVAWVDDVLQIRQTANADGFDLEFDIHVFDSPHALHTAIEQKNNQNRVSRVVAGYCWEWEKDGRADPSISDITIGNYERSWNLDTNDPWAITEGSIDQVGCIHTCQGLEFDYVGVIIGEDLKYRDGDIIVDHEERASTDRSLFGIKKMFRENPNKAAETAEEVIKNTYRTLLTRGMKGCYLYCCDDELQSYLKTRVENISINS, from the coding sequence ATGTTTGTGTATGAGAGTACAAAATCTGGATTCTTAGATGATGTCCTGGCAGGTCGGTTAGTTTCAGAGATTAAGCGGGGATATCAATCACACGGGATTGGGATGGGCGCTTCCAATGAAATTCGGTCTTGGAAGAACTCACTGCAGTACATGCATACAGTCTTGGTTAACAGTTCAGTGCCAGACAATGCAGGGGTAGCAATCGAATTTAAAATCCCACTTACCTCACGCCGAGTCGATTTTCTTCTTTCAGGATATGATAATGCGGATAATGCGAATGTCATAATCATTGAGCTTAAACAGTGGAGCGGCGACAGCACTCAAATGGTCGCAGATAAAGATGGAATTGTGAAGACTCCCCTGGGGGGTGGTATACATGAGACAACCCATCCAAGTTATCAAGCAAGCTCATACGCTCAGTTGTTAAAAGATTTCAACGTCACTGTTCGTGAAAAGCCGATTAATCTATATCCACTGGCATATCTTCATAACTTCGAATCGGAGCATCGAGAAAAGCTCGATAATGAGACATATCAATCATATATTGCGAAAGCACCGCTCTATATCCGTGAGGATACAAGACAATTGCGTGAATTCGTTGCATCACAGATTGATACTGGAGACAACAGGAAGAATCTCTATGAGATGAGCAACGGGAAAATCAGACCGGCGAAATCATTACAACGCTCATTATTATCAATGCTCGAACGTCAGGACGAGTTCACATTAATTGATTCACAAAAAGTTGTCTTTGAAAAAGCCGTTGAACTAGCAATACAGTCACGACGTGATGGGCAGAAACGTGTATTACTCATAGAAGGCGGTCCGGGAACAGGCAAGACAGTTGTTGCAATCAATATCCTCGCTGAGTTAATTCAACAGGATATGATTACGCAATACGTCTCAAAAAATCGAGCGCCACGAGATGTCTATGAACAGAAACTTCGTGGAGATAAATTAGTTAAAGAGATCAAACATCTATTCACAGGCGCGGGTAGTTTCGTTGAGACAGAGACAAATACAATTCCTGCATTGATTGCTGATGAGGCTCATCGGCTAAACGAGGAATCGACATTTTTTGGTCGCGGTGAAAACCAAATTATGGAAATTATCAATGCTGCCAAATTTAGCGTTTTCTTTATTGACGAAAATCAGCGCGTCCATATCGACGATATCGGTTCAAAACAAGAAATCCGGCAGCATGCACGCAATTTGAATGCTGATATTGAAGAGATGACCCTTACATCACAATTCCGATGCAATGGGTCAAGAGGATACGTCGCCTGGGTAGATGATGTGCTACAGATTCGACAGACAGCCAACGCAGATGGATTTGATCTTGAGTTTGATATACATGTGTTTGATTCCCCACATGCTCTTCATACGGCGATTGAACAAAAGAATAATCAGAACCGAGTTTCGCGTGTTGTAGCGGGATACTGTTGGGAGTGGGAAAAAGACGGTCGCGCTGATCCTTCTATCAGTGATATCACGATTGGTAATTACGAACGGAGTTGGAATCTTGATACAAATGACCCATGGGCGATTACTGAGGGGTCAATTGATCAAGTCGGGTGCATTCACACGTGTCAGGGACTTGAATTTGATTACGTTGGCGTAATTATTGGTGAGGACTTGAAATATCGCGATGGAGATATCATCGTAGATCATGAAGAGCGAGCGAGCACCGACAGATCATTATTCGGGATTAAGAAAATGTTTCGAGAGAATCCTAACAAAGCGGCTGAGACCGCTGAAGAGGTAATTAAAAATACGTATCGGACACTGTTGACCCGTGGGATGAAAGGCTGCTATCTGTACTGCTGTGATGATGAGCTTCAATCATATCTGAAAACTCGAGTTGAAAATATCTCTATTAATTCATAA
- a CDS encoding NUDIX domain-containing protein, translating to MVGPRTLTTDAVIEFDGKVLLMKRTHPPFEGSWALPGGFVEQDETAREACVRETKEEVGLSIVIEEFIGLYDGPDRDKRGNVTAAYRCRSNTNETPVPREEAAEVGTFNSNDLPEMGFDHKQIVIDALDG from the coding sequence ATGGTAGGACCTCGTACACTGACAACTGATGCCGTCATTGAATTTGATGGAAAAGTACTTCTCATGAAGCGAACTCATCCCCCGTTTGAGGGATCATGGGCACTTCCTGGTGGATTCGTTGAGCAAGATGAGACAGCACGAGAGGCATGTGTCCGTGAGACAAAAGAAGAGGTTGGTCTTAGCATTGTCATTGAGGAATTTATTGGTCTGTATGACGGTCCTGACCGTGATAAGCGCGGAAACGTGACCGCAGCCTATCGATGCAGAAGCAATACCAATGAAACACCAGTTCCACGAGAGGAAGCCGCTGAGGTAGGGACATTCAATTCAAATGACCTCCCTGAGATGGGATTCGATCATAAACAGATTGTGATTGATGCATTGGATGGATGA
- a CDS encoding 4a-hydroxytetrahydrobiopterin dehydratase produces MLELANEACEACTSEDEPLVESEYAEYHTELRGDVWEVVDDHHLEATYNFEDFRDALEFTYEIGELAEEEWHHPDISLEWGEVNIEMWTHKIDGLHKTDFVMAARMDRIHKQYA; encoded by the coding sequence ATGTTAGAATTAGCAAATGAAGCGTGTGAGGCATGTACCTCAGAAGATGAACCGCTTGTTGAGAGCGAATATGCAGAGTATCATACTGAACTCAGAGGTGATGTTTGGGAGGTCGTTGATGATCATCATCTTGAGGCAACATATAATTTTGAGGACTTTCGTGATGCACTTGAGTTCACATATGAAATTGGTGAACTCGCTGAGGAAGAATGGCATCATCCAGATATCTCCCTCGAATGGGGGGAAGTAAATATTGAAATGTGGACACACAAAATCGACGGACTGCATAAGACGGACTTTGTGATGGCCGCACGCATGGACCGTATCCACAAACAGTACGCCTAG